Sequence from the Segatella copri genome:
GACAACATGGCAACACTGGGTGTCACCACCATGTCGGCAGAATCAAAGGTAAATCCTGGTGGTTACCATACCTATCCTCAGGCATTGGAGCAGTTCACCGTAAGCGATGAGCGTACCGCCAAGGTTATCAATGCGAGATTGAAGGAATTGGGCAGAGAGCCAGTCTGGAAGGATTGGGATGCCTCATTCGATTTCTTCGGAAAACTGAAAGAAGAGAAAGTTGGATAAAAAAATCCTCGTCCGGTTTCAAATATCGGACGAGGATTTTTAATTTTAAGGCTGTCTTTTGTCTCAGAAGGCTTTATTCTAAGCCATCACCGCTGTCGGTATTACCTTCAGATGAAGAACTTCCACCAGTCTGACTGTTGTCTCCGGTAGTTGTATTGCCACCAGCGATGTTACTACCTGAACCACTGCCTGAACTTGCAACAAAAACATTGCTTGCTCTTCTCACACTAGCCGAAGTGTTAAGGTTGGCATTGCTCAATGTACCAGTAGCACGGGCTCTGAGCTTCACTCCGGCAATATTGTTTACCGCAGTAAACTCAGCCTCGGTCTTGGCTCCCTCCTTGTTACGGATACCCACGCTGAAGATGGCAAGGTTGTCTATCTTCACATTTTTACCAGCCAGGAGCTGCTCCTTGATACACTTCACCATGGCAGTCATCATGCCCAGGCACATCGCCTCGGTGAATCCGGTATTGTGCTCCTCCATGTGCTTGGCAAGTTCAGCCAAATCCATCGTCTCTTCCACCAATGGGAAAGCATACCACTTAAGATAAGCAAGACTCTTCTTGTTCTTGTTCTGCTTCAAAACATACTTAATCATACCTTTCAGAATTTTGAGTTAATTACTGCCGATTCCGCATCTCCATATTCCTTCAGAAGGTATAGGATCCATCACCCCATCGGGTAGAGAGTTTCATCGAGTAAACCCCTTTGGTTTACACAGCAAAGATACAAAATTCCATCAAGTCATTCATACGATACCATACGTTGCGTGAGATAGCATACTTTATCAGGATTTTCTTATGGTTCACCTAGATAATCGATGATGAGAGCTACCTCTCGGGGTGTAAAAAACTTTGCCGTCTTACGATAGCCGAGCTTTTGAAGTCCGTCAACAAGTTGCGGAATGCGATACACCCAAGCCATCAGATGGTTTACTGCCGTATGAGCCGAATTGGCTG
This genomic interval carries:
- a CDS encoding DNA-binding protein; translation: MIKYVLKQNKNKKSLAYLKWYAFPLVEETMDLAELAKHMEEHNTGFTEAMCLGMMTAMVKCIKEQLLAGKNVKIDNLAIFSVGIRNKEGAKTEAEFTAVNNIAGVKLRARATGTLSNANLNTSASVRRASNVFVASSGSGSGSNIAGGNTTTGDNSQTGGSSSSEGNTDSGDGLE
- a CDS encoding DUF4248 domain-containing protein codes for the protein MMTNFKVRAYGKSELAWLYFPTANSAHTAVNHLMAWVYRIPQLVDGLQKLGYRKTAKFFTPREVALIIDYLGEP